GACAGAGAAACCTTACATTTATTTGCAAGGACAAACCCTGGCGTAAAATACCTTGGAATTGCTTGTACTGTATCTGAAGCGTCAATCAGGGAAACGTTCGTTCATCTATTAGATAACACAGCAAAAAGGAAGCTAATGTATAACTCACTACCTTACAAAGAAATAAGGGATGGTTTGCTCAATGTTAAGGAAGAGATAATCTTTAATTATAGGAGGTGGAGAAAAAATGATTATAAAACTCGGGAAGAGAATTATTGATAACGAAAAAAGACTTGAGAGACCTTATATAATTGCCGAAGCAGGGGTTAACCATGAGGGAAACATCGATAAGGCAAAACTTATGATAGAACAAGCTGCGGATGCAGGAGCTGATGCTATAAAATTTCAAGCTTACAAAGCACATTTGTTAGCTTCTAAATATGCTCCCGCCTATTGGGATACAAGTAAAGAACCCACAAAGAATCAATTTGAACTCTTTAAAAAAAATGATTTCTTTTGGAAAAAAGAATACGAAGAACTTGCAGATTATGCTTTAAGAAAAGGAATTGATTTTCTAGCAACTCCGTTTGATTTTGAGTCCGTGGATTTTCTTGAGCCTCTTGTTGTAGCTTATAAGGTGGCATCTGCGGATATCAATAATTTACCTCTTTTGGAATATATTGCAAAAAAGGGAAAGGTTGTAATTCTGTCTACAGGAGCTTCAACGGTGTCCGAGATTTGGAACGCTATTGAAACTATAGAGAAAAACGGAAACAGCAATATTATACTTCTACATTGTATACTAAACTATCCAACTAGTTATACCGATGCAAATCTCGGTATGATTGCCGATATGGTGAGGATCTTTAACGAGTATATTATT
This Caldisericum sp. DNA region includes the following protein-coding sequences:
- a CDS encoding N-acetylneuraminate synthase family protein, producing the protein MIIKLGKRIIDNEKRLERPYIIAEAGVNHEGNIDKAKLMIEQAADAGADAIKFQAYKAHLLASKYAPAYWDTSKEPTKNQFELFKKNDFFWKKEYEELADYALRKGIDFLATPFDFESVDFLEPLVVAYKVASADINNLPLLEYIAKKGKVVILSTGASTVSEIWNAIETIEKNGNSNIILLHCILNYPTSYTDANLGMIADMVRIFNEYIIGYSDHTLPDRMNTVLSTAWLLGAQVIEKHFTFDKSLKGNDHYHSMDKEDLKNFLNYLNDVTTIIGRTKKHYIESETDSRLYARRSLVAQRFIPKGKIIDRDDIAIKRPGTGVPPYLYHIVIGAVATKDIQEDEIIKFGDFEVS